A DNA window from Xanthomonas campestris pv. campestris str. ATCC 33913 contains the following coding sequences:
- a CDS encoding anti-sigma factor, with product MSTPFPIDQEPPRDVLAGEYVLGLLSADDRLAVEQRIATDAQFAQAVAQWQEHLAPLLEEIAAVTPADQVWTRVRQALGFDTPLHAVPASGVQSPAPPAAVPLWNSVRFWRWASAGGLATAAVCVLALLSVRAPPTAPPSGPVQNTPIVQTPPAKPPATGIAMTSTLATADGRPGYVALMDADKQVITVTPLDRTATAGKVPELWLITPDGKAHSMGVFDDQRARRASIPAPLMPMLSNEAILAVTLEPPGGAPGGVATGTVVAKGGISTLAMAP from the coding sequence ATGAGCACGCCCTTCCCCATCGACCAGGAACCACCCCGCGACGTGCTGGCCGGCGAGTATGTGCTGGGCCTGCTCAGCGCCGACGACCGTCTGGCCGTGGAGCAGCGCATCGCCACCGATGCGCAGTTCGCGCAGGCAGTGGCGCAATGGCAAGAACATCTGGCGCCGCTGCTGGAAGAAATCGCCGCGGTGACACCGGCCGACCAGGTCTGGACGCGTGTGCGCCAGGCACTGGGCTTCGATACACCGTTGCATGCGGTGCCCGCATCCGGCGTGCAGAGCCCGGCGCCACCGGCGGCGGTTCCGCTATGGAACAGCGTGCGCTTCTGGCGCTGGGCCAGTGCCGGTGGCCTGGCCACTGCAGCGGTCTGCGTGCTGGCCTTGCTGAGCGTGCGCGCCCCGCCGACCGCGCCGCCATCTGGCCCGGTGCAGAACACGCCGATCGTGCAGACACCGCCGGCCAAGCCACCGGCAACCGGCATTGCGATGACCTCCACACTGGCCACCGCCGATGGGCGCCCAGGCTATGTGGCGTTGATGGATGCCGACAAGCAGGTCATCACCGTGACGCCGCTGGATCGCACCGCCACCGCCGGCAAGGTGCCGGAACTGTGGCTGATCACCCCCGATGGCAAGGCGCACTCGATGGGCGTGTTCGACGACCAGCGTGCGCGGCGCGCGTCGATCCCGGCGCCGTTGATGCCGATGCTCAGCAACGAGGCGATCCTGGCCGTCACCCTGGAACCACCGGGTGGTGCGCCGGGCGGCGTGGCCACCGGCACCGTGGTGGCCAAGGGCGGCATCAGCACGTTGGCCATGGCGCCTTGA
- a CDS encoding sigma-70 family RNA polymerase sigma factor: MSAIPGHDDDETGRLLTATAGGDRHAFEALYRQTSPKLFGVCLRMIPQRAEAEEVLQDVFTLIWHKAGQFDPSRARGLTWLAMIARNKAIDHLRATAPQRRNVALDDAGELRSADASPLERAERLTTRRRIDHCLAELEPPRSELIRTAFFEGITYEELAERTDTPIGTVKSWIRRGLAKLKACLER, encoded by the coding sequence ATGAGTGCCATTCCTGGCCACGACGACGATGAGACCGGACGCCTGCTCACCGCAACGGCGGGCGGCGACCGCCACGCCTTCGAAGCGTTGTACCGGCAAACCTCGCCCAAGCTGTTCGGGGTATGCCTGCGCATGATCCCGCAGCGCGCCGAAGCCGAAGAAGTGCTGCAGGACGTGTTTACGCTGATCTGGCACAAGGCCGGGCAGTTCGACCCGAGCCGTGCGCGCGGGCTGACCTGGCTGGCGATGATTGCGCGCAACAAGGCCATCGACCATCTGCGCGCCACCGCGCCGCAGCGCCGTAACGTGGCGTTGGACGATGCCGGCGAACTGCGCTCGGCCGATGCCTCGCCGTTGGAGCGCGCCGAACGCCTCACCACGCGCCGCCGCATCGATCACTGCCTGGCCGAACTGGAACCGCCGCGCAGCGAGCTGATCCGCACCGCGTTCTTCGAAGGCATCACCTACGAAGAACTGGCCGAGCGCACCGATACGCCGATTGGCACGGTCAAAAGCTGGATCCGCCGGGGTCTGGCCAAACTCAAGGCATGTCTGGAACGATGA
- a CDS encoding DUF4345 family protein has translation MAKAYLWINAVLYVVLAIWCTLSPSKTATAVGYTQLSPAGQSEYLVIYGGLQLGMAFLFGYFAWIDQPRTGLLVALAFYVPIVLFRTVSLSRLWPVSAPTVALAGVEILLLLAAVLLWFKHR, from the coding sequence ATGGCCAAGGCCTATCTCTGGATCAACGCAGTGCTCTATGTCGTCCTGGCGATCTGGTGCACCCTCTCGCCAAGCAAGACCGCCACGGCGGTGGGCTACACGCAGCTGTCGCCGGCTGGCCAGTCCGAATACCTGGTCATCTATGGCGGGCTGCAGTTGGGCATGGCCTTCCTGTTCGGCTATTTCGCCTGGATCGATCAACCGCGCACCGGCCTGCTGGTCGCACTGGCGTTCTACGTGCCCATCGTGCTGTTCCGCACCGTCTCGCTCTCGCGCCTGTGGCCGGTCTCCGCGCCAACGGTGGCACTGGCGGGTGTGGAAATCCTGCTGCTGCTCGCCGCCGTGCTGCTGTGGTTCAAGCACCGATGA
- the rnfB gene encoding Rnf electron transport complex subunit RnfB, which yields MPTSLPTLVERLDRLLPQTQCGQCGFDGCRPYAQAMAEGKATIDHCPPGGDAGARALAQVLQVPARPYDRSRGTHLPPQVAWIVEADCIGCTKCIQACPVDAIVGGAKHMHTVIAPLCTGCELCVPACPVDCIELRVVG from the coding sequence ATGCCCACCTCGCTCCCCACGCTGGTCGAACGTCTGGACCGCCTGTTGCCGCAGACCCAATGCGGCCAGTGCGGGTTCGACGGCTGTCGCCCCTATGCGCAGGCGATGGCCGAGGGCAAGGCCACGATCGACCACTGCCCGCCCGGCGGCGATGCGGGCGCGCGGGCGCTGGCACAGGTGCTGCAGGTGCCGGCGCGCCCATATGACCGCAGCCGCGGCACCCATCTGCCCCCGCAGGTGGCCTGGATCGTGGAAGCCGATTGCATCGGCTGCACCAAGTGCATCCAGGCCTGCCCGGTGGATGCCATCGTAGGTGGAGCCAAGCATATGCACACGGTGATCGCCCCACTGTGCACCGGTTGCGAGCTATGCGTGCCGGCCTGCCCGGTGGATTGCATCGAGCTGCGTGTAGTCGGTTAA
- a CDS encoding HAD family hydrolase has protein sequence MQLALFDFDHTVTTCDTYARFLRQVASPEQRAAARWQVGPWVAGYRLGLVSAPRLRARVTRLVFTGRALDEMQTHGASYARTDLPGVLRPEVMRRIDWHQAQGHEVVLVSGSLDLYLQPWCTQHGLSLICNQLEHAAGRLTGRYADGDCGPHKAAQIRLRYTLAQYDCVHAYGDSREDRPMLALAQQRWYRGQQLH, from the coding sequence ATGCAACTCGCCCTGTTCGATTTCGATCACACCGTGACCACCTGCGACACCTACGCGCGGTTCCTGCGCCAGGTGGCCAGCCCGGAACAGCGGGCGGCGGCACGGTGGCAGGTGGGTCCGTGGGTGGCGGGTTATCGGCTCGGGCTGGTGTCGGCGCCGCGCCTGCGCGCGCGGGTGACGCGGCTGGTGTTCACGGGCCGCGCCCTGGACGAGATGCAGACGCACGGCGCCAGCTATGCACGCACCGACCTGCCGGGCGTGTTGCGCCCGGAGGTGATGCGACGCATCGACTGGCACCAGGCCCAAGGCCATGAGGTGGTGCTGGTCTCGGGATCGCTGGACCTGTACCTGCAGCCGTGGTGCACGCAGCATGGCCTCTCGCTGATCTGCAACCAGCTGGAGCACGCGGCCGGCCGGCTCACCGGCCGCTACGCCGATGGCGATTGCGGCCCGCACAAGGCTGCGCAGATTCGCCTGCGCTACACACTGGCGCAGTACGACTGCGTGCATGCCTATGGCGACAGCCGCGAAGACCGGCCCATGCTCGCACTGGCGCAGCAGCGCTGGTACCGCGGCCAGCAACTGCACTGA
- the metG gene encoding methionine--tRNA ligase produces MTRTALVTTALPYANGPLHLGHLVGYIQADIWVRARRLRGDKTWFVCADDTHGTPIMLAAEKAGVTPEAFIANIQASHERDFAAFGVTFDHYDSTNSPVNRELTEAFYTKLEAAGHISRRSVAQFYDPAKGMFLPDRYIKGICPNCGSADQYGDNCEVCGATYAPTELKEPKSVISGATPELRDSEHFFFEVGHFDGFLREWLDGDVALPGVKAKLKEWLDAEGGLRAWDISRDAPYFGFQIPGQPGKYFYVWLDAPIGYLCSFKTLCAQMGEDFQAHLAAGTQTELHHFIGKDIVNFHGLFWPAVLHGTGHRAPTRLHVNGYLMVDGAKMSKSRGTFVMARTFLDVGLEPEALRYYFAAKSSGGVDDLDLNLGDFVARVNADLVGKFVNLASRCAGFIGKRFDGKLADALPDPAQYARFVEALAPIREAYERNDPASAIRQTMALADEANKYIDDTKPWVIAKQEGADAQLQSVCTQGLNLFRLLVAALKPILPRTAAEAEAFLSAPMTSWEDVSRPLTCHVIQPYTALFTRIDPKLIDAMTDASKDTMAAPAAPAATTASAEKVAKIDAKAATPANPPASVANPGLIGMDDFAKLDLRIGKVLVCEAVEGSDKLLRFELDAGELGKRQIFSGIRASYGEPETLVGRSVVFIANLAPRKMRFGISEGMILSAGFDGGALALLDADAGAQPGMPVR; encoded by the coding sequence ATGACCCGCACCGCACTCGTCACTACCGCCCTGCCCTATGCCAATGGGCCGCTGCATCTTGGCCATCTGGTCGGTTATATCCAGGCCGACATCTGGGTGCGCGCGCGCCGGTTGCGCGGCGACAAGACCTGGTTCGTCTGCGCCGATGACACCCATGGCACGCCGATCATGCTTGCGGCCGAAAAGGCGGGCGTCACGCCAGAGGCCTTCATCGCCAACATCCAGGCCAGCCATGAGCGCGATTTCGCCGCGTTCGGGGTGACCTTCGATCACTACGATTCGACCAATTCGCCGGTCAATCGCGAACTCACCGAAGCCTTCTACACCAAGCTCGAGGCCGCCGGCCATATCAGCCGCCGCTCGGTGGCGCAGTTCTACGATCCGGCCAAGGGCATGTTCCTGCCGGACCGCTACATCAAGGGCATCTGTCCCAACTGCGGCAGCGCCGACCAGTACGGCGACAACTGCGAAGTCTGTGGCGCGACCTATGCGCCGACCGAGCTGAAAGAGCCCAAGTCGGTGATCTCCGGCGCCACGCCCGAGCTGCGCGATTCGGAGCACTTTTTCTTCGAAGTCGGCCATTTCGACGGCTTCCTGCGGGAGTGGCTGGATGGCGACGTGGCATTGCCGGGCGTCAAGGCCAAGCTCAAGGAATGGCTGGATGCCGAAGGCGGCCTGCGCGCGTGGGACATCTCGCGCGACGCGCCGTATTTCGGTTTCCAGATTCCCGGCCAGCCCGGCAAGTATTTCTACGTCTGGCTGGACGCGCCGATCGGCTACCTGTGCAGCTTCAAGACCCTGTGCGCGCAGATGGGCGAAGACTTCCAGGCGCATCTGGCGGCCGGCACGCAGACCGAACTGCACCACTTCATCGGCAAGGACATCGTCAATTTCCACGGCCTGTTCTGGCCGGCGGTGCTGCATGGCACCGGCCACCGCGCGCCAACCCGGCTGCACGTCAACGGCTACCTGATGGTGGACGGCGCCAAGATGTCCAAGTCGCGCGGCACCTTCGTGATGGCGCGGACGTTCCTGGATGTCGGCCTGGAGCCGGAGGCGCTGCGCTATTACTTCGCGGCTAAATCCTCCGGTGGCGTCGACGACCTGGACCTCAACCTGGGCGATTTCGTTGCGCGGGTGAACGCGGACCTGGTCGGCAAATTCGTCAACCTGGCCAGCCGCTGCGCCGGCTTCATCGGCAAGCGCTTCGACGGCAAGCTGGCCGACGCGCTGCCCGATCCGGCGCAGTACGCGCGCTTTGTCGAGGCACTGGCGCCGATTCGCGAAGCCTACGAGCGCAACGACCCGGCCAGTGCAATCCGCCAGACCATGGCGCTGGCCGACGAGGCCAACAAGTACATCGACGACACCAAGCCGTGGGTGATCGCCAAGCAGGAAGGCGCCGACGCGCAACTGCAATCGGTGTGCACGCAGGGCCTGAACCTGTTCCGCCTGCTGGTGGCCGCGCTCAAGCCGATCCTGCCGCGTACCGCCGCCGAGGCCGAGGCCTTCCTGTCGGCACCGATGACCAGTTGGGAGGACGTGAGCCGCCCGCTCACTTGCCATGTCATCCAGCCCTACACCGCCCTGTTCACCCGCATTGACCCCAAATTGATCGACGCCATGACCGACGCTTCCAAAGACACGATGGCCGCACCTGCGGCACCGGCTGCAACCACCGCCAGCGCTGAAAAGGTGGCCAAAATCGATGCAAAAGCGGCTACGCCGGCCAATCCCCCCGCCTCCGTCGCGAATCCAGGTCTTATTGGCATGGACGATTTCGCCAAGCTCGATCTGCGCATCGGCAAGGTGCTGGTGTGCGAAGCGGTGGAAGGCTCGGACAAGCTGCTGCGCTTCGAACTGGATGCCGGCGAGCTGGGCAAGCGCCAGATCTTCTCGGGCATCCGCGCCAGCTACGGCGAGCCGGAAACGCTGGTCGGCCGCAGCGTGGTGTTCATCGCCAACCTGGCCCCGCGCAAGATGCGCTTCGGCATCAGCGAAGGCATGATCCTCTCGGCCGGCTTCGACGGCGGCGCCCTCGCGCTGCTGGACGCCGATGCGGGCGCACAGCCGGGGATGCCGGTACGGTGA
- a CDS encoding TonB-dependent receptor domain-containing protein, translating to MTHHTRRLTPAPLSLALAAVLSAFAATATASSPDPQTTADQTAPDQAGDAPDAKRLDSVMVTGSRIGRVGFDSLEPATVVGAEYIQGYGFTNIADALFIQPSFGAGATSRGDQSGYGAGVNFIGRFGLGSNRQLTLVNGRRFVTSNPPTVFGPSGGGTQVDLNVIPTILIDQVETIGVGGAPTYGSDAISGVSNLILRKNFDGAEVRMGYGLTDRGDNERFNYSALLGSNFGGGRGNITIALDADNSQGVLGTARRFYRDAYSTRANPSASAIANFQPGRTPANDGRVNPGIGFNTGPNDGIPGRVLIRNRRISDMTWGGLLFPSDAGTVRDASGQLRGFGANEDQFVQFDRNGDLVNYNPGTNFGISDASGGDGVNLQETTQIISDLDRKTVFALGNYDFTDQVSGFFEASFYTSTARELVDQNVYNATGFGVGSVDGSGDQSGSLNFNINNPFLTEQNRQTLQNLGVEDFVLSRSSRDLVQNQSSTDTNLWRAVVGLQGSFDAAGRGFNWEASVNHGEGNFDYYNDNLIQQNFINAINVTRNSAGQIVCDSSAAGTTVDPNCAPLNLFGEGVASRAARNYVIAPTHAEAQMKQTVFNANITGAIIDLPGGELRFNAGYERRKEEGSFTPSTFERLGQGRSVPIAAASGEFTTNEYFGEILAPLVNPDAGIPGLHRLDLTGKIRRVENTVNGWFSAYTYGLQYEPFQGVQLRGNKTRSFRAPSIAELYTSQQPAYYFIPEPCSAAQIGSGPRPGVRARNCQAFFDFYTNADPASFEEAPSSQLGSVSGNTRLQNEQAESWTAGIVLQPEWVKGLRIAADWYDIQITNSVTTLSEEDITSGCFDSDTFNANDVPNANNFCSLITRNPQTGVANSIRTEYTNGPYTNFRGWTAEVNYRFDLADVDWGKGIVDLSFYGYFPKTLESAAAPGIPPDEAVGEIDNPKRQFQWNARYMTSHWNLGLSANYSSSVVYDLTDTVETRAPLGVPSYTSYDANVGYAFDTNTSVNLAALNVTDKLVAFPNVYDGLGRRYMFTLNHRF from the coding sequence ATGACCCATCACACCCGGCGGCTGACGCCGGCGCCGCTGAGCCTGGCCCTGGCTGCCGTGCTGTCCGCGTTTGCAGCCACGGCAACTGCGTCTTCGCCCGATCCACAGACCACCGCCGACCAAACCGCCCCAGATCAGGCTGGCGACGCGCCGGACGCCAAGCGGCTCGACAGCGTCATGGTGACTGGCTCGCGCATCGGCCGGGTTGGGTTTGATTCGCTGGAACCGGCCACCGTGGTGGGCGCCGAATATATCCAGGGGTACGGCTTTACCAATATTGCCGACGCACTGTTCATCCAGCCCAGCTTCGGGGCTGGCGCAACCTCCCGCGGCGACCAGTCAGGCTACGGCGCAGGTGTCAATTTCATCGGGCGCTTCGGGCTGGGCTCCAACCGCCAGCTAACGTTGGTCAACGGCAGGCGCTTTGTGACCTCCAACCCGCCAACCGTGTTCGGTCCATCTGGCGGCGGCACGCAGGTGGACCTGAATGTCATCCCGACCATCCTCATCGACCAGGTCGAGACGATCGGTGTTGGCGGTGCACCCACCTACGGCTCGGATGCAATTTCCGGCGTCAGTAATCTGATCTTGCGCAAAAATTTTGACGGCGCCGAAGTCCGTATGGGCTATGGGCTGACCGACCGTGGCGACAACGAGCGCTTCAATTATTCCGCCCTGCTTGGCAGCAATTTTGGCGGGGGCCGCGGCAACATCACCATTGCGCTGGATGCCGACAACAGCCAGGGCGTGCTCGGTACCGCACGCCGTTTCTACCGTGATGCCTACTCGACCCGCGCAAACCCGTCCGCCAGCGCGATCGCCAATTTCCAGCCCGGCCGCACGCCGGCTAACGACGGCCGCGTGAATCCTGGCATTGGCTTCAACACCGGCCCCAACGATGGCATCCCCGGACGCGTGTTGATCCGCAATCGCCGGATCAGCGACATGACGTGGGGTGGACTGTTGTTCCCGTCCGATGCGGGCACCGTGCGCGACGCCAGTGGTCAGCTACGCGGGTTTGGCGCCAATGAAGATCAATTCGTGCAGTTCGATCGCAACGGAGACCTGGTCAACTACAACCCTGGCACCAACTTCGGCATCAGTGATGCGTCAGGCGGCGACGGCGTGAACCTGCAGGAAACTACGCAGATCATTTCCGATCTGGATCGCAAGACGGTATTTGCACTCGGCAACTATGATTTCACTGACCAGGTCTCCGGTTTCTTCGAGGCCTCGTTCTATACCTCCACCGCACGCGAACTGGTGGACCAGAACGTTTACAACGCCACTGGATTCGGCGTTGGCTCCGTGGATGGCAGCGGCGATCAAAGCGGCTCGCTCAACTTCAACATCAACAACCCGTTCCTCACCGAACAGAATCGCCAGACGCTGCAAAACCTGGGCGTGGAGGACTTCGTTTTGTCGCGCTCCTCGCGCGACCTGGTGCAAAACCAGTCCAGCACCGACACCAACCTCTGGCGCGCTGTGGTTGGCTTGCAGGGCAGCTTCGATGCAGCAGGCCGCGGGTTCAACTGGGAAGCCAGTGTCAACCACGGCGAAGGCAACTTCGACTACTACAACGACAACCTGATCCAGCAGAACTTCATCAACGCGATCAATGTCACCCGCAATAGCGCCGGGCAGATTGTCTGCGACAGCAGCGCCGCAGGCACAACCGTCGATCCGAATTGCGCCCCCTTGAATTTGTTCGGCGAAGGCGTGGCCTCACGTGCCGCACGCAACTATGTGATTGCCCCGACCCACGCCGAAGCACAGATGAAGCAAACGGTCTTCAATGCCAACATCACTGGTGCAATCATCGACCTGCCCGGCGGCGAGTTGCGCTTCAATGCAGGGTACGAGCGCCGCAAGGAAGAAGGCAGCTTTACGCCCAGCACCTTCGAACGACTGGGCCAGGGCCGCTCGGTTCCCATCGCGGCCGCATCGGGTGAGTTCACCACCAATGAATACTTCGGCGAGATCCTCGCGCCGCTGGTGAATCCGGACGCCGGCATTCCCGGCCTGCACCGGCTGGACCTGACCGGCAAGATTCGCCGGGTCGAAAACACGGTCAACGGCTGGTTCAGCGCCTACACCTATGGGCTGCAGTACGAGCCTTTCCAGGGCGTCCAGTTGCGCGGCAACAAGACACGTTCGTTCCGGGCGCCATCCATCGCCGAGCTCTATACCAGCCAGCAGCCTGCGTATTACTTCATCCCCGAGCCCTGCAGTGCTGCACAGATTGGCAGTGGCCCTCGCCCAGGCGTACGCGCGCGCAACTGCCAAGCGTTCTTCGATTTCTACACCAATGCCGATCCTGCCTCGTTCGAAGAGGCGCCGAGCAGCCAGCTTGGTTCGGTCAGCGGCAATACACGCTTGCAGAACGAGCAAGCAGAATCGTGGACCGCCGGTATCGTGCTGCAGCCGGAATGGGTCAAGGGCCTGCGGATCGCGGCGGACTGGTACGACATCCAGATCACCAACTCGGTCACCACCCTGTCGGAGGAGGACATCACCTCAGGCTGCTTCGATAGCGACACCTTCAATGCCAATGACGTGCCCAACGCGAACAATTTCTGCAGCCTGATCACGCGCAATCCACAGACCGGGGTCGCCAACAGTATCCGGACCGAGTACACCAATGGCCCATACACCAATTTCCGCGGCTGGACCGCCGAAGTGAACTATCGCTTCGATCTGGCCGATGTGGACTGGGGCAAGGGCATCGTTGACCTGAGCTTCTACGGCTACTTCCCCAAGACCCTGGAAAGTGCCGCTGCGCCCGGGATCCCGCCGGACGAAGCGGTTGGCGAGATCGATAATCCCAAGCGTCAGTTCCAATGGAACGCGCGTTACATGACGAGCCACTGGAATCTCGGCCTCAGTGCCAATTACTCCAGCAGCGTGGTGTATGACCTCACCGATACCGTTGAGACACGCGCCCCACTGGGCGTCCCGAGCTATACGTCCTACGACGCAAACGTGGGCTACGCCTTCGATACGAACACCAGCGTCAATCTCGCAGCGCTGAACGTGACCGACAAGCTGGTCGCCTTCCCCAACGTCTACGACGGCCTGGGCCGGCGCTACATGTTCACGCTGAATCATCGTTTCTAG